The sequence below is a genomic window from Coffea arabica cultivar ET-39 chromosome 4c, Coffea Arabica ET-39 HiFi, whole genome shotgun sequence.
AAAAGCTCCCCATCTGGGGGTTTTTGGGGGTTTGGGAGAACGTTTGCTGTAAACGGGTCGGTTTCGGATTCCAGCCCTGTACCGAAAGGTATCTTGTGTTGTGGGTTGCCAATCGGGTTGATATTGAATTTGCGATATGACGAAAAAGGCCTTGGTTGTCACCTTCATTTCCAGTAACTGAGGGTGTTTTGCGTCTTTTCATAAAAACAGCCACACAAAACGGGGAGAGTAAAGTATGTGGACATACAGAAGGAAAGATTTGATAGATGTGGTATCAGCAAATTCTGGGGGAACTCGGAAGCTAAAGAAAGAACCAGGAGCTGACTTCGCCGGAAAAAATCTGAAGGCCGGGTAAGGCACTTTCTTTGCATTCATTTGTGTTCTTTTTCAGTTTCTTTGGGTAGAATTCTGTCATGGGGAGGTTGAAGTTGCTGCATTCTTATTCTTTTTGGGCATGTTGTTTGGATAAATGCAAAATCGTGGTGGCATGATAGTTGTTGGCTACATTCTTCAAGAATTCATAACCTgctataatttttcttttcttttgcttgaaTGTTGTTTATTCAGAAGGCAAATGCCACAATCTTTTTGTAGTTTTTTGTTTGGTGGAAAGCAATTTTTGTAGTTGCCATTTATTGTAACTGTTGAAGTGTTCTTCATTTCTTGGATATGAAATTTCTTTGAGAAAGGCCTAGTTTTTAAGGTTGTAACACTTTAGACATGGTATTCGGTTTGTAAGAATTAGTGAAAGTCCCGTTGGGTCCAGTTGGCTGCATGGCTTAGGAATGGGTTAACCTCCTCCTAAATATTTTTACaatgaaaacaaaaacagaaattaaaaaagaTATTAAAAAGTAAAAGATTTAATAAAAATCTCTCACAATTCAACTTGGGCAGCCGGACTTAGATTACAACTCCATTCCCTTTTAGATTCTTATGACTAGCATTGATCTTGAGATATTTGACTGTTATTCCTATACAACTGCCTAATGGGAAAATGAGCTGCTATTTCAATCTGGGAATGTTTTTGTAACACCCCGCACCCGTTGGGCTGACCCAATACATTTTTGAGGTGAAACCACGGGTTCAAAATGGTTAATCCAAAGTTATCAGTAACCCGATAGGTCGGAcgttatatattatatttcatTCCCTTACCCTTCTCCGTCCTGGTGTGGGACATTTCACTCTCCCCCCACCTTTAGAGCTTTGTGTCCTCACAAAGCCAGTTACAATTCAAAGTATCCACTTAGTTGTGCGCAGATTCTAGAGGTGGCCCTGTGCCCAATACCCTTTTTCAGCTGAAATCACGGGTCCAAAATAGTTAAACCCAAAGTTATCAGTAACCTGATGGGCCGGACATTATATTTTGTATTTCATTCCCTTTCCTTTCTCCACCCCGGTGTGGGACATTTCAGTTTTGGGCTGTTAATATTTGACTGCAAAAGAATTATTTGAAATTAATATCAGTTGCTTTTTGTCATGTGAGGTGGATTCGACTGCTTTAATACCTATTTTGTCACTGCATCCAAATTCTGCAGAGATACCAACTTAGGCAAACTCcaagttttcctttttcttttgccttcttttcttcttttcttttcatttattatttttcctctctctctctctctctccctagGTGGGGAGGGAAGAGGCAGTGTTAGAGGTGACAAGGTAATGACAATCACTTGCTAAGACATGCTTAATTCAAGATTCTGTGACCTTCATTATCGTGTTAATTGATTTTGCAGTTTAAGAACTGTAACTTGAGATGATGTCATTGCAAAATACACTTCTAGTTGATCATTTGCTGTTGCCAGGTGCATCAACTCAGGTTCCCTTCGAATACTCTTTGTGCCCTAGCAATGCGAAAAGTATATATGTTCGCTTCTCATCCTTGTCCTCGTATTTATATAGTGAATTTGATGCATCAGTTAGGGCTGTATAGGTATGGCCAGTGTCGAAGAGGTGTAGCTTTACTCGTCAAGGCAGAACAAGTACATGAAGCTTCAAAGTCCCCTTGCTTAGGTTGGTTCTAGTCTGAAGCCTTTCTTCTAGCTATATATGTGTAGATCAGATTAAGGAAAATGtctaatatttatttttatgaaTCCGGACCAAAAATAAAGCTTGTGGTATTGACATTCTTGCCTCGACTGAAGTCTATGTCAATAGCTACAAAACATATGCCCATATATAGACGCATTGAACTTTTAACATCTCTCTAGGCAACATAACTTGTGCGGACAATTTATACTTCACGCTAGTACTTTGGCATCAGGGTGTAGTTCTTCGTACCAACTTTCGACCTTGTTAACTTGTCTATATGACCAAtatctgtttttcttttcaaattcttttCAGATGAACCAGGTAGGCGCCAACTGCTTGCGCTGGGAGCAACACTTACCCCTTGGCTATTCTTGCCATGCAAGACCTCAACATCATGTATGTTATACTTTCCCCAATTTTCTTTAGTTGAATTTTGCAGCCATAGTTTGTATGTTTTGTCTTTCTTCCCTTTGCTTGTCAATCATGTGCTTTCCAATTTTAGTTGCAATTTCaacttttgttttctctttttatcTTGGGGATACGATTGGGGTGGGAGGAAATTTGTGCTACTATGCTGACTTATTGGTGGCTCATATCCTAAGACCACACCTTTGATATGACTCAGTTGCTGCAGAAACTAAGAAGGGATTCATCTCAGTCACAGACAAGAAGGATGGATACTCCTTCCTGTACCCCTTCGGGTGGCAGGTCTAAGTCTCTGGTTTATTCTGCATTTTTTAGTGTAATTTCTCATTGCACACAGTCATTAAGGAAGCTCATTGTGCCGATAAAGCTTGACTTTTCCTTCTTGTCCTGTGCCTTCTTCAAATGCTCATGATAATTATTCTCATGAGCCAGGAAGTCGTTATTGAAGGACAAGACAAGGTTTTTAAAGATGTTATTGAACCACTTGAAAGTGTCAGCATAAATATGATTCCAACAGGAAAACAAGACATTCGAGACTTAGGTTCTCCCCAAGAGGTATGCTAATATTCATGCTTTGTTCACTTGATAGAAGTGAGCTCTGACCATCTATGTCGATAATGTCTTTAACTACTTTTCCTCGATACAGCAACATGATTTTGAGTAAAAGTTTTTGTTGATTGAGTGATTCTTTACTATCTTATTTTACTCTTCCTTATACGTCATATAGTCTTTGAAGGTTTAAATGACTTTCTCTGGGTGACCTTTTAGTGAATAAAGAAGTCTCAAGGTTGGCAATTTGTTAATTTCAGGTTGCTGAAACCCTGATAAGAAAGGTTTTGGTTCCCCCTTCCCAGAAGGCAAAGCTGATTGAGGCATCAGAGGTAAAAGTTTCTACAGTTGATTAAAGCAGATTCTGTCAATGTGTTGAGCCTCACACCAATTGGAGATTATGCTGCTATCATACTAATTTTGCAGCAAAGTGGGTGCCTTTTTCTTTGGAAAATGAAGTAATACTACTGACAATTCCAATGTTCAGTGAAAGCAATACACGCCTACTTTATTTTCATTGCTTTCACTATTTTAATAATCAACTTTTTTGAGTTACAGTGGCTTACTGTATCAACTGATAAACCTGACCTGTCATTGATGATCTTTTGGATGAGTGAAATTCTTAGTCATGCTATTATTAAGATTACAAGGAGTACTTCGCAATATAATCCAGTAGGTCTTTCCaaattttgataaatatttgtgaaacattcTACATACTCTAGTGTATACCTGTTTGTGTGTGGTAATTCTACTCTTTCTGAAAACTTGATAATAGTGTATCATGCACTTTTTAGATGAAAAGTGGTTTCTTATCAGTCTTGGATAAACAAATCTTTTCTTTATACCCTCTGGAGTGGCCCTGGTTTCATATCCATTTACCATATAGGTAGACAATTAGTCTAGTTTAATTAACACAAAAAATTTGATCGTTAGTCACTTAAATTGAAGCATCGGGCGAAAGACATCCTGCACAAAATTGTCCATTATCTTGAGCTGGTACCTTGGTGTTCATAGTCCTGGATATTAGTCAGTCAAACTTTTACATGTATGGCATGAGAAGATGGCTATTATCCCTTTGTCCAGAAACTTTGGCATCAATATGCCAATTCTGCTAGCTCAGTTGCATAAGATTGCTAAAGGATTAGATTGTAACAGGAGAAGAACTTATGGTTTTGGATAACATACAGATTATATTGTCTTTGTCTTCTATTATATGTATTCTCCCGACTTAGTTGTCCGCACCTTTGTTTTTCTCCACTCGTGTACCTTGCATGATTTTCTAATGAGTCTGAACATGGCTTGCAGCATGATATCGAGGGGAAGGCATATTATACATTTGAGTTCGTAGCAAAAGCACCAAACTTCATTCGACATGCTCTTACATCTGTCTGTGTTGGCAATGGTATGGAATTCACTTGGAAACTTGTAATTATTCACTTTCATCCTTCTAGCAATTCAGCTATGTGGTTGGCTACAACTGGTGGACCTTTCAAGATAAATAAGAATCCAATTTTTGTTGAACTATGgtcattttcctaaaatacctcAAATTTTCCCAAGAAACTAATTTTAAGACCTTTTTTGACTTCTATTTTTAACCACACAAATTTTTCAGTAGTAACATTTTGACCCCCGAAGAATATGACTAAGAAATATTCACCTGTTGACCTCATGTTATCTCCAGTTGTTGCAAACTTCTAGCAAAACCCAGACCAACAGCCTGTCACTATGAAATCCCTCTGACGACCAGTCCTCGAATAAAGTTAGAACTTAGATTGAGTGAGCACAGTGGTAGTTTTTCCCTTACTTTCTCACATTTTGTTAATAAACTTCACATGTGATTGAGTCTAAATATGATTGCTCGCATTCTTGTTTCAAAGTTTCCCTTCTTTGAGGGGATAGTTATTGTTTTGCATCACATTTTATAATTGTCCTGCTACTTGACGCCTTAGGACTATTCTAGCAATGATGTTACATTTAATCAGAGTATTCTTTTATGCTGTAGGAAATAGGAATTGGTAAGAAAATTTGGTCTGCAAAGAGTTTATTGTCCTTAAGGCTTTATGCTCCCTGAAATAAGAGTGAAAGAAAAAACTCTATTTAAGGTTTCTTGAGACTATTAACGGCATTTCATGTCCTCCCGTTACCTCTCTGCATACCCATGAAGCCTCTACGTGGAGAAGGTATTCATGAATagcattcaaaaaatttctGAAGCTTGTGTATTTGGGCTGTGAATTGGATTTATGCAGGGAAGTTCTATACTTTGACAACCGGGGCCAATGAGAGGAGGTGGGACAAAATGAAAGACAGATTGCACACTGTGGTGGACTCctttcaaattttcaatgtcTAATGTGCCCCTgtatcattttttcatttcatgGATTCAGCCCTTCTATTCTCATTCGAAAACATGCTTTAAAAGCATTTGGATAGGAGGCTATTCAATTCATGTAGATGTGAGCATTTTTTGTTTGAGAAATGAAAACCAACTGTTTCATGCCAAAAATAGTTGCACTTCCCTGGCCTTTCAATTGTTGAAACCTTTTGCACAGGGCTAATTCTTCACTTGCTATTTCCATTTGGATTTAAAATCTTCTGCAGTCTGCACTGTCTTTATTGTGATGTACCTTGCTTTGTGATGTAACTGAAACCGGTTTTTGATGTACTTGTTTGCCAATTCCAGTGTCATGTTCTTATTCTGTTTACAGACTAAACAGGCTAATTGAATCTTCATTTTTGCTACTTAAATTAGTATAAAACGGTGGAAACCTTGCCATACATGAAGCTTATGCAAAAGCTTATTGACTCGATTAGAATGAAGAGCATGCTTCAATTCTTTTTCAGATGACAAATCCAATCCTTCATCAACTTCCCAACATTCTTTGAGAAAACATTTTACACTTTCAAGACTCGTTTGATTCATTTTTATGGAGCTAATTCGCCTTCCTGTCATTAAAGATTAAGAGGCACCAGTGCATCaaattaattaaccaatattttCCAAACTAAGTCACCTTCTTGTCATTCAAGGTTAACAGGCACCAGTGCAtcaaattaattaactaatttttatGGAACTAATTCACCTTCTTGTCTTTCAAGATTCATTTGATGCTTGTGTTATGTAACTTCACTGCTACCCTTCCACCCACAAGAATATTGGAATGTGCATGCATATGTCAGGCAGCACAAACTCTCCAGCTGGGAGATAGGCACCAAACCATTATATATCGCCATGTATACCTTGCCCTCAGAGATGCTATAATCATTACCATAATGATGTAGCCTCAAAGGAAGAAAATGACTTATGTATGGATGCCAACTTACCAGTGAGACATCCTTGATGATGTTAAAATCATTCATTTGTACCAACTGCATGCTTCACATGTGATTCAAGAACACAATTCCTTACAAATTGCTTCAGCCTTTAGCCAGGAAATCTGTACCTTTTACTCGCGTGAATCTGAATGTTTCTTTGTAGATGAGGTGCAATCATTGGAGCTTGATCAAAATCTTTGCAGCATATGAATTGAATCAAAAAACTAGCTTTGGATCATAATTACTTCCATCTATAcactgaaaatttttatattgcTGAAGCATGAAGAAATGTAGCAGTTCAGCTGTTTTCTGATGATGATTCCTTGTCATTATAGAACGCAAAATTAGATATGGAGATGATGATTCAATCATATGCTTCGTTACAGGAATTTGTGCCTCAGTAAACTTTGAAAGGCACctatccaaaaagaaaagaaaaaaactttgAAAGGCACCTAAACAGCACTAATTTCATTCTTGTTTCAAAAGTATCTCCATACGTGTTTGTAGCCTTTTTGTGGCCAAGATTATCTAATCAGATTTGATTGAGCTAGAATCAAGAATTAGTCTATTGCTTTGTCTAGCTGATTATTTATATCCACGCATGTACATGACTTTCCCGATAATGGACAAATATCGATACCATTCcctcttcctttttttattaCAACTTAGGATATCCGCGAGCATCGGCATTTCTTGAATTCCTAATTACGTCATTAACTTGACGGTTACCTTTTATCAAAAGAAATCTACTAAGAGAGAGATGGAAGGGTTTGTTTTACGAGTATCCAGTGGATGCTCTGTGATTTTCAGGgtcattctttttcaaaaaaaaataattagttaAATGGAGAAGTACTTGAATGTAAGGAGCAATAAATATGAGCATGCATTTATATGATAATTTCGgtattaaatttaataggtTCACTTGAAAAAGAAAACCCATGATGAAAATAGAGGGAGATGATTTTTGGGCGAAAGGAATTAAAATTCCATAGCAAAAAAGATGGAAGAGTTAATCAAGGATTTCAAACCAATGGTGAAAATAGAGAAAGATGATTCTTGGGGGAAAGGAACTAAAATTCCATAAGATGGAAGAGTTAATCAAGGAATCTATTTCTGATACACAtcatcaattgtagacttttctttttctgataaaagaaaaagtagccaatattattaataataatTTGTTTGACAAAGCAATCTGCACCTATGCAAAAAATACATAAAACGTGTATTATTAATAAACTGGTCGGAAATCGTCCAACACGATATGCTTGATAAAACAATTTGCACTAATGACAGAAAATACATAAAACATGTCACAGTTATATTTGATCTGCAAAAtcattaaatttaatggatttacaaaatataaaaaagattaTACTTATCTAAGTATCTCTTCACATCATTAACGACGTTATTGTGCCTACAATGATACACATCAAATTTGCAGAACAAAGATTTAGTAATTTTGAACAAGATATGCTCAAGAACAAAGCAATTATTTCCGTTCACGCTTCGGCTTTTTCTTGTTTCTACGTACTTCATATATAGTACCTATTATTGTTACCACTGAAAAGGTTCTTGATTCTTCCGACAAAGGAGACTCAGGACTGGCACTAATCAGCGTACAATCGAATCAATTATGTACATGTTATACACAATCAGCCTTTTTTACATATCTAAAATATAATACTCCATTTTATGAAATTTACACTAATGACAgaaaatacattaaacataTCAGAGATACGGGCTGAATTGAAAAATGACTAGATTTCGCAGATTAAGAAAATCACGAGTAGCTTAATAAATATGTGGTAGAGAGAAGGTAGAGAAAGTTTGATTAAGAGAGAAATAGATAGCCTATTCACAAGCAGCTTTGCTGAGAGATTTCACCAGCCGGACAGAAAACTTTGGAAAGATCGAGTAATCTGTCAAAAATTAGGCCTCGtttgaaaagaaattttctaCCAAAAAATCTCTACATTAAAGATATTCTACCAAAATTAAAGATATTAACTCTTACTTTAAAGATGTTTGGCAAAAATTTCTACCAAACTTAACTTTTACTTTGCATCTTTGGATTCTCCAGGTTGTTATCTTGAATCAACATTAAAGATATATCAGTTCAACTTGTCCTACAAGTTTATTTCGTTTCCTTTACATCCTAATGTGAATTTCtttcaagttaaatgagaatTGTAAGAATGCGTCATTCAGAAGAAATTACTATCACTGGTTAATTTTGTTGTGGTGCTTCAGCCTTGTGTGTACTAAATTCTGGTTTCTGGAGTACAAGCTCATTCGTCACTCTCCACTTTTGAAGTACATAAAAAGCTGCCCAAAAATGGAAATGAAGACCTTAATAAGCGGCCAAATTGAGACTAATTACTTTTGTGTTccattaagaaaaaaatgcattGCTTTAATTAGTGGCAATCACTGTTTTACTGAGAATAATTTGCCTTTTAAGTATTCCTGATCTTGCCCTGTATGTAGCATGCCTGCATTACATTAAAAAACTGAATTTACTCAAAGTTAACCAGAGTTGCACATGAATAAAAATCTCCACCAACTACTAAGCTTTTCTCTTTTGACCATGCCACCAATGAAAAGTCACATCTTCTACATATAGAACTTTAACAAAATACTTTTTATACTGTAAATATAGGATTCATACAGGAAGTAATGGGTCTAAAGATTCCATGCGGACAAGCAAATGTGGCTGCTCTGCTCAATGTTCCCAAGAAAATCTTTGAATAGAGAAGCTATGCACAGTCCAGTAGAGTAAAGAAAATCCTATTGGCAGTCAAAGGAATAATCCCTATAGCATGCTGAATTTTTTTGATCAATCCTTTAGGCCAACTAACAATTCACTTTGATGAATACTGATTCATAAATCGCCTATGGAATACTGGAGATGCCCATTCATAATTGTTAATCCTTTCCCAAACTTTTACGCGTATCCACCGTAATCTTTGCACAGGAGGATATATATTTCAGGGTTCCTTCCATGCATGGAAACAGATTTGGAACATTTGACATCAGTTCTCCACGTAAGTTTCTGTGTAACCCACCATAATCTTTATCTTAGTTCATTTGGCATCATGTAGAGATACCTACCTATACGTGGCATTGAGATCGTCCTTTACGCCATTTGTATTACACTAGTTTTAAACAACGTTATGGGTGATTGTTAATATTATTGTTTTTTCATTTGAATTCAGGAGATCCATTTATCCTGGGGCATAAGGTTGTAACACATCCAAGCATAAAATCAGAGATTTCAATTAAAGTCGTTATTATTTGTGATAGATTTTGCTGTAGATGATGATTCATGTGAATTGTGTGTTTGTACATGGTCACTTGGTGATTTGGATTCAGGATGAGTCTACATTTTGAGACACTGTTCACATAGGTCTGGTCTATATAAAATTTTCTACATGTACAGAGAAAAATCTTGTATGCAGATAAGTATGTGTTATCGCATATATACGAGTAAAGAATCTTGAACGCAGCAGATAAGTATACGTTATCCGAGATGTATACGAgctaaagaaataaattggaATTACAATAATAAAAAGATGAATGTGACAAAGAATCAGTACCAACAGGAGGACATAAAGCAAATTCACCTTGTTTCATATGGATGATATTTTAACTCACTTGGTGATTTGGATATTCAATTCCCAAATGCATCTGTGTCTTTACTTTACAGGTGGGAAAAAGGAGGAAAGCTTTTTGTGAACAGCTTCCCCAGAAATATATTCTCTCAGCAGGGAAGAAGGATTTGGATCCCACAAAATGTGAGCCATATCATTGTTCGGCTGAGGTTCTTATTCTTCAATCATTTGAGGCATTGTGCCTACATTGTAATCATCAAAgacaaccaaaagaaaaagatctTTTGCTTCATTATCAAAATTCCTAGCCTACCATATTTGTTTTCTGAGAATCTAGATTATTTTAGTGACCCATGCGACGATATACtgattcttttttcttcatattCAAAAGGGCTGTTCAGGGGATAAAGCACAAAGTTTGTAGGaataaagataaagaaaaaaactAGGGGAATACAAGTTTTTTTATTACAACACTACTACGTCCAAAGGATGTGTTAAATCGATCCACTAGCAATGAAAAACTTGTTAATTAGAGCCTAAGCTTCCTTACTGCCTAACTTCTGCAGTGccaatttatatatatatatatatatatatatatacatatatgtatatgtatatatatattgcctTTGTAATTAAGCTCAATTAgtattgaaaatgaaaaagaaattttacaacTCTGCTAAAAAGTCCTAACACAGTCTAAGCCAAAGATTCAGAGAAATTATAGACGAGTaatcaaaaaaagaaatcatGCTAGAGCAACTGCAGACAAactaaaaaatatatgtatGGATATATTGCCAATTATGTCACCCATACAGGATAATGAGATATATTTAATTTGTTCTAATTGCTGCTTTAGTATTCTGTACATGAAATATTAGAGCATTATATAAATTTACTGGCATCCCTATGCTGCAACGAAATGGAGCTTACAAAATGGCAATATATTGCAAGTGACAAGATACACCCTTTATTattatcatataaaaaaaaaatagaaataggTTGGTGAGATAATGTAATTCCAGAAACTTGAGGGGCATCTTGTAATTGTGATAAAATTCTTTATGGTAACCATTACACTACTGCTTTCCAATGGAACGTTGGTTTTTCtttcctccaaaaaaaaaaaaaaaaattggctttTCTTTCCTGTCTAATGTTATTAACATTTCGCGTGTTGTTAATGACAACCTATTTtacttttaacaaaaattattaTGGAAATGAAAAGTGTTGCTAAAAACAATTGAAATTCCATTAACAACAATTTTTGTTGGAATTATGCTCTTTTAaattcttttctcatttttcaggCCATGTGTAATAGTTTTCcatggttttaaaaaaaaaaaaaaaaaatcccccaACAAAAAAGAGCAAATCGAAAAATGTGGAGAAAAGTTTAGGCcatgtttggattgcttgtttttgtcgaaaaatattgtcatttttcgtgatcacatttccctattacctttttccctcacatatatcaaatcgcgacagtaatttttccatgaaaaatgacaaaaaatgcaatccaaacacaaccttaagtTTCGTCACTCCAGATGAACATATTCAAGCGGAATATGGCATGCTGGCATTGCGCATATGCACGTGGGACTAAACAAAGAAAGAATTACTTCTTTGTTTATGTAAAAGACTATTAGAATACCAGCCAAAAAGTACCCTAATTAGAAAACAAATTACGAGTGAAACCTATCAATTGCTTGCGTTAAACAAATAACAAAACGTATTAAGAGAATAACCAACATGCTTTTTCACGTTCTCCATCAAAAAAGGTGCAAGAATAACGGTTTTATCACCCATTAATTAAGTTAAACAATTCTTAATGGTCTGGGCAAAGAAACTCGAGCACAGGACCACCCGATTCTTGTTCCACGATATTTAGCATAGTAGCTTACTATCATTAAAGATTGAAAAATTGATCCCTATCAAAGCTCTAGGAGTAGACCATATAAAGCAATGTTCTTGATTGGGATGGTTTGTACATCAATTTTAGACCATATCAACTATTGCAGACACGGTCATTTATTGCCAC
It includes:
- the LOC113739930 gene encoding psbP-like protein 1, chloroplastic is translated as MMSLQNTLLVDHLLLPGASTQLGLYRYGQCRRGVALLVKAEQVHEASKSPCLDEPGRRQLLALGATLTPWLFLPCKTSTSFAAETKKGFISVTDKKDGYSFLYPFGWQEVVIEGQDKVFKDVIEPLESVSINMIPTGKQDIRDLGSPQEVAETLIRKVLVPPSQKAKLIEASEHDIEGKAYYTFEFVAKAPNFIRHALTSVCVGNGKFYTLTTGANERRWDKMKDRLHTVVDSFQIFNV